In Mercurialis annua linkage group LG6, ddMerAnnu1.2, whole genome shotgun sequence, the following are encoded in one genomic region:
- the LOC126686927 gene encoding probable glutathione S-transferase has protein sequence MEKEVKLIGSWASQFSCRVEIALKLKGIDYQFIQEDLSNKSDLLLKYNPVHKKIPVLAHNGKPIAESLVILEYIDETWPDHPVLPNHPYDRAIARFWAKFIDEKLAQTIYKVGVAICKGEEKEEPIQELYESLKLLENELKGKEFFGGDKIGYLDIVAIVIAHTYQLMFHEILQIEFTPGEKFPVLNKWLEKLRQIDVIKECLPPKDKHIAHMKIRFETIKSTLK, from the exons ATGGAAAAAGAAGTGAAGCTAATAGGGAGTTGGGCTAGCCAATTTAGTTGCAGAGTAGAAATAGCTCTGAAATTAAAAGGTATAGATTATCAATTTATACAAGAAGATCTCTCCAACAAGAGTGATTTATTACTCAAATATAACCCGGTTCATAAAAAAATTCCTGTTCTTGCTCACAATGGTAAACCCATTGCAGAATCACTGGTTATTCTTGAATACATCGACGAAACCTGGCCGGATCATCCCGTCTTACCTAACCACCCTTACGATAGAGCCATAGCTCGTTTTTGGGCTAAATTCATCGACGAAAAg CTAGCTCAAACAATTTACAAGGTTGGAGTGGCTATTTGTAAgggagaagaaaaagaagaaccaATTCAAGAATTATACGAGAGTTTGAAGTTGCTAGAAAACGAGCTAAAAGGAAAAGAATTCTTTGGAGGTGACAAAATTGGATATTTGGACATTGTGGCAATTGTTATTGCACATACGTATCAGTTGATGTTTCATGAAATTCTGCAAATAGAGTTTACTCCAGGAGAAAAATTTCCCGTTTTGAACAAATGGCTCGAAAAGCTTCGTCAAATCGATGTGATCAAAGAATGTCTACCGCCGAAAGACAAGCATATTGCTCATATGAAAATCCGCTTTGAAACTATAAAATCTACGCTCAAATAA